The Patescibacteria group bacterium genome contains the following window.
ATCTTTTTTGTGTTGCCTATGGATTTTATTCTTCTTTGGATTTCTTTTGTCTTCGCCATAAAGATATAATCCTAATTAACCCGAATTATTATCCGAATGCTCCGAATGCCTCGCTTTGATAATTCGGAGCATTCGCCTGCCTGCCGGCAAGGCAGGGATTAATTCGTAGATTCGGATTATAATTATTTCACCTTCTCCTCTTTTACCAAATAATCCAGTGTATCTTTATAATCTTTAATAATTTTTTCTAATTTTTTCTCTTCGGGCTCGGTTAACTCTCCAGCTTTCTCTATTTCCTTTATTATATCGGGATTTACATCCTGGACATATTCTAAAAGGCCGGCTTCAAAATCTTTAACCTTTTCTACCGGTACATTATCCAAAAATCCGGAAATCAAGGCAAAAAAGGTAACTACCTGCGCTCCTACGGGCATGGGAACATACTGGTCCTGCTTCAAAACTTCAACCATGCGCCTGCCCCTTTCCAGCTTTGCCCTTGTTTCTTTGTCCAAATCAGACCCGAATTGGGCAAAAGCTTCCAGCTCCCTGAATTGGGCCGCCTCCAAGCGCATTTTTCCGGCCACTTTTTTCATGGCTTTAATCTGGGCCGAGGAGCCGACGCGGGAAACGGAAAGGCCGGCGTTAATGGCCGGACGGTTGCCTTTGTAAAAAAGGTCCGACTCCAGGTAAATCTGGCCGTCAGTTATGGAAATAACATTGGTTGGAATGTAGGCGGAAACATCTCCGGCTTGGGTTTCAATAATCGGCAAAGCGGTGATGGAACCGCCGCCATGATCTTTGTTTAGCTTGCAGGCTCTTTCCAGCAGACGGGAGTGAAGATAAAAAACGTCTCCGGGATAAGCTTCCCGTCCGGGCGGCCGCCGCAAAAGCAGGGAAACTTCGCGGTAAGCGACGGCATGCTTTGACAAATCGTCGTAAATTATCAAAACATCTTCGCCTTTGTCCAAAAAATATTCAGCCATAGCGCAACCGGCGTAAGGAGCGATATAGAGCAAAGACGCCGGATCAGACGCTCCGGCCACAACTACCGTGGTATAGGCCATGGCTCCGAATTCTTCCAGCTTGGCCACAATTGAAGCCACCTTTGATTCTTTCTGGCCAATCGCCACGTAGAGGCACTTCATATTTTGCCCCTTTTGGTTAATAATCGCGTCAATGGCAATGGCGGTTTTGCCGATTTGGCGGTCGCCGATTATCAATTCCCTTTGGCCTCGGCCGATCGGAACCATTGAATCAATGGCTTTGAGCCCGGTCTGCACCGGTTGTTTTACTGACTCGCGGGCGATAACCCCCGGAGCTATTTTTTCAACCGGATAAGATTTTTTCGTCTTTATGTCCCCTTTCCCGTCCAGAGCCTGGCCCAAAGGATTTACCACCCGGCCCACCAATTCGTCGCCGACCGGAACTTCCAAAATTCTTTTCAAAGCTATAACCTCGTCGCCTTCTTTAATCAAGGAAGCGTCCCCCAGAATAATGGCGCCAACACTGTCTTCTTCCAAATTCAAAACCACGCCGAAAGCCGCTCCGCCCGAAGTTTTAAACTCAAGCATTTCCGACATCATCGCGTCAGACAAGCCGGAAACCCGGGCAATGCCGTCGCCGACTTCAATTACCCGTCCGAAAGTTTTTTCTTTTGTTTCGGCTTTGAACCCGCTTATCTGCTCTTTTAATTGCTCAACAATAAAATCCTTGGTCTTGTTCGCTCCGCTAAAAATTTTCTTGTTTTCTTTTTCCATATTATATTTTAATTTATTTTTAAATATCTTTTTCCCGCTAAAAATTTCGTCATCTTCCAATGGGGTTCATATTTACTGGCAATTGGCAATTATCATCTTATTTTCCGATAACATTCTTAAACTCCGCCAATCTGGTTTTTAAACTCGCGTCCAAAATTCTATCGTCGCGCTTTATTATTAGCCCGCCCAAAACGCTTTTATCAACTTTTTGGCTTAACTTCACTTCTCCGCCCTCGGCGGTCCTCTTTAAATAAAATTTAACCGCCTTTTCCGTTTCCGGGGTTAGCTTCAAAGCGCTGATAATCTCGGCTTTTACTATCTTGTTTTTCTTGTCCCAAATCCGCTCAAACTGCCCTATGATTTTCCCAAGCTGGGAAGTTTGATTGTTCTCAACCAAAATTCTTGAAAAATTTTTTATAATATCCCGAATTTTGCTTCCCTCCGCCCGGTCTATCGCCTCAAACAGGGAAACGGCGTATTGTTTGGCTGTTATCTTCATTCCGTTAGAAATTTTAATTATTTATAATAATATTTCAATCTGTTTTTTAAGTGTCTTTCGCCCCGCCTAGAAATCTATTTCCAGCGGAAATCATGTTATTTCAAATTTTTTACAATTTTTTTTATCAATTCTTCGTCTTCCTTGCCGTTTATTTTCTCCCCCAAAATTTTTTCCAAAGAAAGAGCTACCAAGCCGGCTATATCAGCTTTTATCTCTTTCAAGGTTTCGGCCTTTTCCAGTTTTATTTTGTCTTTCTCCTGGTTAATAATCTGGCCGATTTCTTCCTTGGCTTTGTCAACAATTTTTTGCCGGTTAATTTCCGCCTGCTTCTTGGTTTTTTCCAAAATCATGGCCGCCTCTTTTTTGGCCGCTTTTACAAGTTCGGCCTCCCTTTCTTCCATTTCTTCCAGTCTCTCCGACGCCCGCCTGGCATCCTCCACGCCTTTTTCAATTTTTTCCTTCCGTTCATCCAAAAATTTTAAAACCGGCTTATAGCCGAATTTCCACAAAACAAACACCAGCACCGCAAAATTAACTAATTGGGCGATTAAAATTCTAATATCCAGGCCCAAGGCTTGAAATAGCTTCATATAAAAAATAAATTAAAAAAT
Protein-coding sequences here:
- the atpF gene encoding F0F1 ATP synthase subunit B; the protein is MKLFQALGLDIRILIAQLVNFAVLVFVLWKFGYKPVLKFLDERKEKIEKGVEDARRASERLEEMEEREAELVKAAKKEAAMILEKTKKQAEINRQKIVDKAKEEIGQIINQEKDKIKLEKAETLKEIKADIAGLVALSLEKILGEKINGKEDEELIKKIVKNLK
- the atpH gene encoding ATP synthase F1 subunit delta; its protein translation is MKITAKQYAVSLFEAIDRAEGSKIRDIIKNFSRILVENNQTSQLGKIIGQFERIWDKKNKIVKAEIISALKLTPETEKAVKFYLKRTAEGGEVKLSQKVDKSVLGGLIIKRDDRILDASLKTRLAEFKNVIGK
- the atpA gene encoding F0F1 ATP synthase subunit alpha — encoded protein: MEKENKKIFSGANKTKDFIVEQLKEQISGFKAETKEKTFGRVIEVGDGIARVSGLSDAMMSEMLEFKTSGGAAFGVVLNLEEDSVGAIILGDASLIKEGDEVIALKRILEVPVGDELVGRVVNPLGQALDGKGDIKTKKSYPVEKIAPGVIARESVKQPVQTGLKAIDSMVPIGRGQRELIIGDRQIGKTAIAIDAIINQKGQNMKCLYVAIGQKESKVASIVAKLEEFGAMAYTTVVVAGASDPASLLYIAPYAGCAMAEYFLDKGEDVLIIYDDLSKHAVAYREVSLLLRRPPGREAYPGDVFYLHSRLLERACKLNKDHGGGSITALPIIETQAGDVSAYIPTNVISITDGQIYLESDLFYKGNRPAINAGLSVSRVGSSAQIKAMKKVAGKMRLEAAQFRELEAFAQFGSDLDKETRAKLERGRRMVEVLKQDQYVPMPVGAQVVTFFALISGFLDNVPVEKVKDFEAGLLEYVQDVNPDIIKEIEKAGELTEPEEKKLEKIIKDYKDTLDYLVKEEKVK